From the genome of Deltaproteobacteria bacterium, one region includes:
- a CDS encoding nucleotidyltransferase domain-containing protein produces MVEEFKEIYNKVAYGGGKGMKSVDEINISNKEKLILREIKEAVQRITPNAEIVFFGSRARGEVAHESDWDILILADNVTYELKDELCTALYDMELEKDIIINPLILNKKEWVSGLFSNHPTHRNVEREGVLIP; encoded by the coding sequence TTGGTGGAGGAATTTAAAGAAATATATAATAAAGTAGCTTATGGAGGAGGAAAGGGAATGAAATCCGTTGATGAAATCAATATTTCTAATAAAGAGAAACTTATTTTACGGGAAATTAAAGAGGCCGTGCAAAGGATCACGCCAAATGCAGAGATCGTATTTTTTGGTTCCAGGGCCCGAGGAGAGGTGGCTCATGAATCAGATTGGGATATCCTTATCCTTGCAGATAACGTCACCTATGAATTAAAAGATGAGCTATGCACTGCTCTCTACGACATGGAGCTGGAAAAAGACATTATTATTAATCCCCTCATATTAAATAAAAAGGAGTGGGTGTCCGGACTTTTCTCTAACCATCCTACCCATAGGAATGTCGAAAGAGAGGGTGTTTTGATACCATGA